From Arachis stenosperma cultivar V10309 chromosome 2, arast.V10309.gnm1.PFL2, whole genome shotgun sequence, one genomic window encodes:
- the LOC130961671 gene encoding probable inactive patatin-like protein 9: MELSKVTLEIFSKLEQKWLSHCTKEANSKKTRILSIDGGGTTAIVAGAALLRLEDQIRHDTSDPHAHIVDFFDVVAGTGIGAVLAAMITAADSFGRPLYTARDAVNLVADRNTDLYKLKSAGIFRRRRRFSSRSMETVLKEVFTRKDDGKSLTLKDTCKPLLVPCFDLKSSAPFVFSRADACESPSFDFELWKVCRATSATPSCFKPFPLESVDGKKSCSAVDGGLVMNNPTAAAVTHVLHNKRDFPAVNGVEDLLVLSIGNGSSSAKARENHEPSVIDIVLDGVSETIDQMLGNAFCWNRNDYVRIQAFGLGSEGTVTEEVEEKSEVLKERALESLPFGGKRLLTETNGNRIDSFVQRLVASGKPSPLSSPRKNSAVNPLVNGR, translated from the exons atggagCTAAGTAAAGTGACCTTAGAGATCTTCTCAAAGCTGGAGCAGAAATGGCTCTCTCATTGCACCAAAGAAGCGAACAGCAAGAAAACCCGCATTCTCAGCATCGACGGCGGAGGAACCACCGCCATTGTCGCCGGTGCGGCCCTACTCCGCCTCGAGGACCAGATCCGTCACGACACCTCCGATCCCCACGCTCACATCGTAGATTTCTTCGACGTGGTTGCCGGCACCGGCATAGGCGCTGTCCTCGCCGCCATGATCACCGCCGCTGACTCCTTCGGCCGTCCGCTCTATACCGCTCGCGACGCTGTGAATCTCGTCGCCGATCGAAACACCGACCTGTACAAGCTCAAATCCGCCGGAATATTCCGTCGGCGGCGGAGATTCTCTTCCCGGAGCATGGAAACAGTGTTGAAGGAAGTGTTCACGAGAAAAGACGACGGAAAATCGCTGACATTGAAGGACACGTGCAAGCCTCTGCTTGTTCCATGCTTCGACCTCAAGAGCTCAGCGCCGTTCGTGTTCTCACGCGCTGACGCGTGCGAGTCTCCGAGTTTCGACTTCGAGCTCTGGAAGGTTTGCCGTGCCACGTCGGCCACTCCTAGCTGCTTCAAGCCGTTTCCGTTGGAATCCGTTGACGGAAAAAAATCCTGCTCAGCCGTCGACGGCGGACTCGTCATGAACAACCCTACCGCCGCAGCAGTCACGCACGTGCTTCACAACAAGCGCGATTTCCCCGCGGTTAACGGCGTCGAGGACCTCCTCGTCCTCTCCATCGGAAATGGATCATCCAGCGCCAAAGCGCGCGAGAATCACGAACCTTCTGTGATCGACATTGTCCTCGACGGTGTTTCCGAGACGATTGACCAGATGTTAGGAAACGCATTCTGCTGGAATCGCAATGATTACGTCAGAATCCAG GCATTTGGTTTGGGGAGTGAAGGAACGGTAACGGAGGAAGTGGAAGAGAAGAGTGAGGTGCTGAAAGAGAGGGCTTTGGAGTCGTTACCGTTTGGCGGGAAGCGGTTACTGACAGAGACTAACGGAAATAGAATCGATAGCTTCGTGCAACGGCTTGTTGCCTCCGGAAAACCCAGCCCGCTGTCAAGTCCCCGCAAAAATTCCGCCGTCAACCCTCTGGTTAACGGCCGCTAG
- the LOC130962554 gene encoding mavicyanin-like — protein sequence MALVLLFVTVVLFSVCEVSMNAVYRVGDSAGWTMIDHPDYKRWASTKRFHVGDTLIFTYLKQYHDVMEVSHHDYVHCKTNFAKAVYHTGSDSVSLTKPGEFYFICSNDGHCSAGQKLHIKSSSNNAAIIRNFYLTIATVFALCIYKTNSLTDHIN from the exons ATGGCCTTGGTTCTCTTGTTTGTGACGGTGGTATTGTTTAGTGTTTGTGAGGTTTCTATGAATGCAGTTTACAGGGTGGGAGATTCTGCTGGGTGGACCATGATAGACCACCCAGATTACAAGAGGTGGGCTTCTACCAAGAGATTTCATGTTGGGGATACTCTCA TTTTCACTTACCTCAAGCAATACCATGATGTGATGGAGGTGAGTCACCATGACTATGTTCACTGCAAGACTAACTTTGCAAAGGCCGTTTACCACACTGGCTCTGACTCTGTCAGCCTCACCAAGCCAGGCGAATTCTACTTCATTTGTAGCAATGATGGCCATTGTTCTGCTGGACAGAAGCTTCATATTAAG AGTAGTAGTAATAATGCTGCAATTATCAGGAATTTCTACCTCACCATTGCAACTGTTTTTGCACTATGCATTTACAAGACTAACAGTCTAACAGACCATATTAATTAG